The Oryzias latipes chromosome 9, ASM223467v1 region ACAGAACGGCCCTTTTGAtaccagtctgaatacagaccaaacacaaggttcagggcTTGATCTGGAACAAATCAAGCGGACGATGGGCAAATGATtattccagtctgaatacacttgATATTTCATACATTTCCAAAAAACTCACTGCTAATTGCCTGAAGAGCAGACCTGCAGCCCACTGGACTCATGGATATTGTCACCCACTAACCTGGACAGCAGGCATGCAAGATCTACAGCAAGACATCAATCAGCAGAAAATGCGCTTCTTTGAAGTGGGAGTGGATCCAAACTGAATTACACATCATCTCTTTAGAGCAGCCCCATATATTTGATTACACATGCCCCCTCACCCAGCACCCACACAGCACCTCTCGAGTTCAGAGCGGACAGCACAGACCTGTTCTCTACTCCAGAATCTGGTACACTGTGTTTCAATATGTGCCCATCTGCCAGCTATTTACCTGATTACTTAAGTAGAGAATCTGCCAAGGGCAGCAGGTAAGCCTTTGACATTGTTCTGGCACTGGGTGAACATaggaaataattaaattaatatctGTAAAATACATTCAACAGATATacattttatcatcttttttttaattggggaATCGTTTATAATTTTTTTGGGTAGGTACAAATAattctctgctgttctcattatCCACTCAAGACAAAAGTgcttaaaaataaagtcttatAAGCACCGACTCCAAATCCACATCATGGCACACAGACCACCTTCTATTTCTGAGGAGACTAACCTCTAGTCCTTGCTTTTACTTGGGCTCATTATGGTGGAAGTGGGTTCTAAAGCCAGGAAGTTTCATGGCTTTCCAAATAAATCTTGCTAAATACAGCTGCAGTCCAAATTCCTCATCTTGTGTAGTCCTGCCCAGAGTTCTCAAAAGATGCCAAAGCTCTCAAAAGGCAGACATAAAAATCACatctaattttgttttatgaaaaacagtCTGAGAAATGAACTAAGTAATTCAGATTCTTCAAAGAGACCTAAAAGttacatacatatatgtattGTTTCCACACTTAGATTAGAACCAGCTcgtgaaaaatgatcaaaaacggATGAGGCCCCTCGACATTTCTCCAGGTTGGGTGATTGACACAGGAGGTTTTCATGACCTCAATGTTCACAAGTCTAGACCCTCAACTTTGATTACATTTAGGGTAAATGCAGAAAAAGGGACACATGCAGGGTAATGTAGCCGGCTCCGATGGTTCAGTGTGTGTTCTTACCACATTTAAAGATCCTCAGGTTGTGGATGAACAGGAACTTGTCAGTGAACATAAACAAGTCTCTTGACTTGCATCCGCTGAACTGAAATACCCCACACCCCTCCCATTCCCACCCCCAAACACCCCATCTCCTTGTGCAGTGTGGCGTCAGCTGCAATGAGCTCCAGATGTGGCCTGGCACCCTTCCAGTCACGGCATGGATGTGGTTTGAAGGTAATTTGGAAACACCACCCACCAGCAGCATCCAATGAGAGTTTCTCAAACTGTGTCGAGAACTTTTCGACGAGAGTTTGTATTTCTGTGGAAATCATAGGGACATCCATGAAAAGACTGAGAGGACTCATGCAGAGGTGTGACATGCCAGCATGGGTTAAGTGTCAAATGTGTTGTGTGACTGATGCTCTGTAAAGGTTCCTCAATGGCAGAAACCCATACTTTATGTTTGTAACAGTTTAGTTTATTGGTTAGTTCAGACTGGCTTGGAAAACTTCCAGCTTAGGTCAAAACAGCAGGACTAAAGATGGTGCTTAACtgagtaaaaagaagaaaaaagtcgcTATTTTGCTCAAGTCAGGGGGAAACTTCACACGTTTTTGTTAGTTTTCCAGAGACTGAGCTTTATCAAAGCATTGATTGCATTCACAGGGTAGACCAATGTCCTTCAGTGATATCAGCCGAGAGTTACTCCTCATGCCCTCCTCTCTAACCAACAATAAACTGTTAAATTTTCCAGCAGTATCCTAGGAGGATGGGATGAGATCATTGTTAGCTGCGACAACGTTCATTTGGTACATTAGAAACCCGTTGTCGTTTACTTAATGCAATGTCGCCCCCTACTGCCAgactgaaaacaacaacaaacatctGAAAGCTTTGGCAACAAAAACCGTCATGTTCACAGAGATTACAAATACCCATGCTGCATTATAGTTTCTTTGAGTAACAAAAAGCTTTAATTTGATATGAACATAAATATAAAGAGATTTAATGTAGAGAACGTTTGTTTATCTTGAGGTATTCATTCCCACAAGACACAAACTAAATCAACAGATGTCTTTGTTCTCAACaaacttttgtttcctttgccTAAAAATGTGGATCTATTCATTTTCTGTTACTTTAAGTTTCTGCAACTATGCTCAGTGTTTGAGATGTGCGCTGTAGGTAAACTTTATTTCTGCAGCAGTTTTAACCGAATAAAATCAGTAAGTGTCTCACTATGGTTAAAAGGACAAGTGAAACATTATTGGAATTTTACTATAAAACAAAATCTTACAGCAgatataatacatttttctaaaattgattacttttttcctaaaaaaattttaatgcattttattttaaaagtgccCTTTCAGGACTCTCAAGACAACAGTACAAATAAAACAggtaaaagataataaaaacaaataaaagagacAGAAATGGTGAGGAGGTGTCAAAAAAGTGATTTCCTGAACTGATGGGTTTTGAGTTAAGATTTGAATAGGGACAGCCAGTTTTCAGTTAGAGGGCACCATGAGGCCTTACAGTTCTGCTTTTGAGATTTACATACAGTGGAGACAGTGTCTTTTTCCATGTCATGGACCAGCCTTTATGATGTTTGAAGAATAACATTCTCTTGACATGGGTGGCTGGTACTCCATAAGAAGTAAGACATTTTGTAATATATGCTGGTCTGCAAAGGCAAGAGCCTCGTTGGCtgtgacattttaaaagctCAAGCTCAGCATTTCTGCATACTCCTTCAATAAAGTAAGTGTTGCATAGGCATAGCATGATAGCATTGGTACACCGTGACGGCACAGCAGCGATTGCAAAAATTGGTTCTTCTTTTGAGCTGAATGAAGATGAACAGAACTTCATGTTtgcagttaaagacccactccaatgaaaattgtgtgttcttgtggcatttctttaTCCAGATCATTGAGAATCAGGAAAAGacgaaaaaaaaattttaaagagaaaagtttgaaagagaggttatttttgacataaaaaaatacgatgggcgggccacaagctccctgctccactccattctaatgaatccacttgtagacattTTCCTCGCAACTTCTCCCGcacgtatttagaaaattacgggCAAAGTCACTTTCTTTGTGCCGTTTCCTTTTATGTACAACAACCAGTGCTGGTTGCTGGTGCAATGTAgcctaaattaaataaaatattaattaattaaattcatgtaattcaaaacatttttcacaggcttatcaaagttctttttattaaacggcagggtctggtacacacatttgttttgtcattccaCACATTGTTCAAAAGGTGTCAATTTGGAACCAATAATAATATGTAACTTTTCACTATTTCTTTAGCACCAAAGATAAACTTTTGAGAATAGACGGTCAGTCGGTGTCGTCTGTGGCCCCGCTTGGGTCAAGCTCTGCAGGATtactcagctcagcaccaatggccacgcccacgtagaggagattttggaaacagtagcttcagataaacatgaaatatggctttttgagacatttaggttgtgtgattttagtttaaaacttcttaattataattaaaacaccattgggaacgttgtttttttttaatcgtcatAACTTTAATACTTTAGCATTCATTAGCTATGATGTTATCGTTATTTACCATTCAGACACTGGTCCCCTTCAGTCCTGCAAACCGTCAGGCATTGCTGAGGCAGCATCTGGAGCCAAAAGCTCGAAACAATAAGGTTCTGGACCTTGAGCACCTGCCTCGGGAAATGCTGAAGGAGAAAAATCCTAAACCTCCACAGAAAGTTCTATGGTAAAACTGGCATCAATTTCCTCTGTATCACTCTCCATTACTGAAGATGCAGCAGGACTGTATGTTACCTCAAGCTAATCTCAGTGTCGCTGTCAATCACAGATTCAGACCACACCTCCCCAGCTAAACCCCATTTGGCATCTTCAAATCTGGCCTGAGAGTGGAGTCAGCCTCCAACTGTGCTGTTGTGTTACCGTTTAAGAAGTAAGACTTGTCATTACTGTGTGGGTCTGCTGAGGGATGGCATTGACTAAACACACCTAATATAGGTAATTAGCAGCAGGTAGACATATAGATGTTTGGATGATAAATCTTGAGGAAAAGGGCTGAACACCACTAGGGTGAAGTGATAAAAAACAAGTTGCAAGATCTCTGTAATTAGGGATCCAAATTCTGGCAGAGTAAGAACCAGTCATCACAGAGGTGGTTTAAGGAGATCCTGCAGGTCTGCATGTTTAGCCAGCTGGTAGGGTAGTTGAAGCCTCTTGTTTGCCCGACTGCAGAGAGCTGGACAATGCTCCACAAGCAGCTGACACACCTCTTTATGACCTTGTTCTGCTGCCTACACGcattaaatagaaaaatgaaaacgggtATAGATTATAACCTCAAGCTGTTTCTatgaaatgctttcattttataattCCTGCACCTTATGCAAGGCAGAAGCACCATCATTGTCACAAAGTCCGGGGTCTGCTCCATGATGCAGAATGAGTCTGACCACATCTAGATGGCCGCAGTACGCTGCTCTGTGCAGTGGCGTGGCCCCGCCTCGCGTCTGAGGTGATGCACAGGCGCCATTCTCCAGAAGAATCTTGCAAACAGCCAGATGACCATTCCGGCTGCTGTAATGCTATGAAAGAGGCAACAAATAGGAAAAGATGACAATTGTAGTGCAAACCAATAAAACCACCGATTAGCTCTCCAAAAACACTCACCAGAGCTGTGTACCCTGATGAATCTCTCAGGTTTGGATCAGTACCTTTGTCGATGAAAGACTTGACTCTGTCCAAGTCCCCATCCACTGCTGCAGACCAGATTCCTGCAGACCAGGTATTAAAACTGATTAGAAAACTGGTTACCCAAGTCAATGAAGGAGTTAGTTTAGGAAACAACCATTTAAACTGTCTGGTAAACAGTTTAGTACTTAGACGTGAAGGCAAACCTCGCTCAAAGTCCATTTCATCGAGAGTTTGATGAACACTGTGAGAAGAAACAGAATGGGAGCCACACGAACACTGTTGTTCCAAATTAAACATTGTGTTGAATGACACCAAGTGACCAACCAAGCTATTTAAAATCAGGAAAGCTCACGTTAGCTTGAACAGAGCTAACATacaacgttaatgtcattgttagaAGAGCAGAAACGTGATATTTCTAGTCAAACAGGACAGCATGGTCTAGAAAGACTCAACGAAACATTAGCAACGAAAAGCAAAGTGCCAATAGAACGAACGCATGGAACGTAATGACGTAAAGCCAGATGACCAATGGCTGACTTGTAGGCAGGAAGATACTTTACATGCTATCGGAAAGTTCTcaattttctcttaatattGGTTACgataaataaagaataatatatatatattttaaatcaagTGTTTCTTATTGATAAGCATTTTGAGCGTTCAGCTGTAGAATTTTCCTGTAGCTAAGATTTGTTACagtttgataaataaaatatatttagacACCCtattttaactaaaaacaaaaatcgtaATTGTGATTTGAGAACAAAAATGCTATTAAAACAAAGTTctgctaaaaaaacatttaaaatgtttaccactttaaaaaaaacagttgataaaaaataatttttaaaaaatcccagACATCATGAACGCGTCTTTTGTCTCGTGTTGTCGGATGCAGTTAGCTGGTCAGTCAGGAAACAAGCTGCTAGCTGGtagaaacaacgttttttttatcaaataaaatttAGATTTATCCACAACCAAAGCGTTCAAAGAATGAGAAGAGTTACCCTATTTGTTAACGGGACACCTAAAAATGGCAAGGTGGGTTTAAACAAAGGGGTAAATtatgtttctgactgttggCTCCTGGGCCGCGGAATGACCGCTGAATCACATAAACTTATGCTAGTTTAAGTATCCGGCAGTTATGTAGAGGGACTTTTATCtgtgttggttttgttttgtgtttctgtccaGGTGGTAGCAGTCTACGGAACTTTGCCTGATTTATTATCTGTCGCAAGCAGTAAGCTAGGAATCAAAGCTTGTTGTTTATACAATGGGAGAGGTGGTCTTATAGATGACATTGCATTAATACGGTAAGTTCCTGTCAGTTTAA contains the following coding sequences:
- the ankrd39 gene encoding ankyrin repeat domain-containing protein 39 translates to MFNLEQQCSCGSHSVSSHSVHQTLDEMDFERGIWSAAVDGDLDRVKSFIDKGTDPNLRDSSGYTALHYSSRNGHLAVCKILLENGACASPQTRGGATPLHRAAYCGHLDVVRLILHHGADPGLCDNDGASALHKAAEQGHKEVCQLLVEHCPALCSRANKRLQLPYQLAKHADLQDLLKPPL